A genomic window from Carboxydothermus pertinax includes:
- a CDS encoding DUF6305 family protein, with protein MSKNAKMPLGVVLGLIFMVLASWFTLNILHFKNLNSSGGFSSLPRPIGREPVLVTTIGQGIDGLLVSEYFRDLHAFTAFRQKAEAEDLRDMRTFVLVIGTEFETNQKLDKQFQEELAREQRLITKAKKLNIPVVLVCLRNYPNLNRYDRALFSRALLESDYVLLVGNCALDKLVSGYNGYYTRVLRLQDLKVPLNSILR; from the coding sequence ATGTCTAAGAATGCAAAAATGCCCCTTGGGGTTGTGTTAGGATTAATCTTTATGGTGCTGGCCTCCTGGTTCACTTTAAATATCCTTCATTTTAAGAATTTAAATAGTTCTGGAGGTTTTTCCAGCCTTCCAAGACCAATAGGTCGTGAACCGGTACTGGTAACCACTATTGGTCAGGGGATTGATGGACTTTTGGTGAGTGAGTATTTCCGTGATTTGCATGCTTTTACCGCTTTTCGGCAAAAGGCCGAAGCAGAAGATTTGCGCGATATGCGTACTTTTGTTTTGGTAATTGGTACAGAATTTGAAACTAATCAAAAGTTAGATAAGCAATTTCAAGAAGAATTAGCCCGTGAACAAAGGTTAATTACTAAAGCCAAAAAGCTTAATATTCCGGTGGTTTTAGTTTGTCTTCGAAATTATCCCAATTTAAACCGTTACGATAGAGCATTGTTTTCCCGGGCCCTTTTAGAAAGTGACTATGTGCTTTTAGTTGGAAACTGTGCTCTGGATAAGCTTGTTTCTGGATACAATGGTTATTATACCCGGGTTTTACGTTTGCAAGATTTAAAAGTTCCATTAAATAGTATCTTAAGGTAA
- a CDS encoding RluA family pseudouridine synthase gives MELRLAIKPEFIGKTVLHLLKSYGLSKRQLRKLKNHQAVYLNNQPVVLSQPIENQGQIVIKLPALPAEKYTETSIESLHKGDFLYEDEYLIIINKPAGILAHPVKYHPAPSVREAILSHYKQHSESFEGFYPIYRLDRNTSGPMLIAKYSLIAEMLNFHLKLGNIKKSYLALAEGQIVQQKGIIDLPLGLEPNSFIKRKASVSGKPALTKFQVLKLFPSHTLLLVEILTGRTHQIRAHFAAIGHPLAGDDLYGGKLNLLSRQALHLYRLSFFHPVFEETINLTCPLAGDFKEALLTLRQASGELL, from the coding sequence TTGGAACTACGCCTTGCTATAAAACCAGAATTTATAGGAAAAACAGTTTTACACTTATTAAAAAGTTACGGCTTAAGTAAAAGACAGTTAAGGAAATTAAAAAATCACCAGGCGGTTTATCTAAATAATCAACCGGTAGTTCTAAGCCAACCGATTGAAAACCAGGGGCAAATTGTAATAAAACTTCCCGCCCTTCCCGCAGAAAAATATACCGAAACTAGCATCGAATCATTGCATAAAGGAGATTTTTTATACGAAGACGAATACCTGATAATTATCAATAAACCCGCTGGCATCCTTGCTCATCCAGTTAAATACCACCCAGCGCCTTCGGTAAGGGAAGCCATACTTTCACATTATAAACAACACAGTGAAAGCTTTGAGGGTTTTTATCCTATTTACCGTCTTGATCGAAACACTTCGGGGCCAATGCTAATCGCCAAGTACAGTTTAATCGCAGAAATGTTAAATTTCCACTTAAAACTGGGAAATATTAAAAAATCCTACCTTGCCCTGGCCGAAGGGCAAATTGTACAACAAAAAGGGATAATAGACTTGCCGCTTGGTTTAGAGCCAAACAGTTTCATAAAACGAAAAGCCTCCGTTTCCGGCAAACCTGCCTTAACAAAATTTCAGGTTTTAAAGCTTTTTCCTTCACATACACTTTTGCTGGTAGAAATATTAACCGGAAGAACTCACCAAATTCGGGCTCATTTTGCCGCCATAGGCCATCCGCTGGCTGGAGATGATTTATACGGAGGAAAATTAAATCTTTTAAGTCGACAGGCTCTGCACCTGTACCGCCTTTCCTTTTTCCACCCGGTATTTGAAGAAACCATTAATTTGACTTGCCCACTAGCCGGAGATTTTAAAGAAGCTTTACTTACTCTACGCCAAGCTTCCGGTGAACTTCTTTAA
- a CDS encoding HAMP domain-containing sensor histidine kinase, producing MPKKFFQILFLAILILLAFLLPYKATEIARVIDRFIIASIWEGQSSKVFQAVLIGTGYYLVRDLGALIFIFYFFESSKKLKPFYRAFLPFLLLILFYAYLYFKFQIGDYVFGILVGIVLYLLFTGLTIPENIFWSKSFLVLQVLLAFSWLKFSPFINNFFYSFGTPAEEVCLVAQFYGADIALNWIAIIMFTIIMMTALISTLLISIYSNQIEIMSRQKEHELEVERYRLQVQEARVFQELHSLVHDLKTPLMTIQGLNSLIGLMVDTPKLKEYVQKIEQAVENVNKMVSEILYDDVRKVITVEDLINYVRAHVFPKYTGQGIFFELLDQEEKLVVNHIRVARSLINVIENAFAATAGKPDGKVTIKTYRQGNYICFEIADNGVGIPLDMQEEIWTWGFSQKEKKSGLGLPFVKRVVENHNGYIDLQSEVNRGTTVRIFLPLEGYGENTNH from the coding sequence ATGCCCAAAAAATTTTTCCAAATTTTATTTTTGGCAATTTTAATCTTGTTAGCTTTTCTTTTACCGTATAAAGCAACTGAGATAGCGCGGGTAATTGACCGTTTTATTATAGCTAGTATTTGGGAAGGACAAAGCTCAAAAGTATTTCAAGCAGTATTAATAGGTACTGGATATTACCTGGTGCGGGACTTAGGAGCTTTAATTTTTATCTTTTATTTTTTTGAATCATCTAAAAAGCTAAAACCTTTTTACAGGGCTTTTTTGCCGTTTTTGCTCTTAATTTTATTTTATGCATATTTATACTTTAAATTTCAAATTGGAGATTATGTTTTTGGTATTTTGGTTGGGATCGTATTGTATTTGTTATTTACTGGTCTAACTATCCCAGAAAATATTTTTTGGAGTAAAAGTTTTTTGGTATTACAAGTACTTTTGGCGTTTTCCTGGTTGAAATTTTCTCCGTTTATCAATAATTTTTTTTATAGCTTTGGAACTCCAGCGGAGGAAGTATGTTTAGTTGCTCAGTTTTATGGTGCGGATATTGCTTTAAACTGGATTGCGATAATTATGTTTACCATAATTATGATGACTGCTTTAATTTCAACCCTTCTCATTTCTATTTATTCCAACCAAATCGAGATCATGTCCCGACAAAAAGAACATGAATTGGAGGTTGAAAGATACCGGCTTCAAGTTCAAGAGGCCAGGGTTTTTCAAGAGCTTCACAGCTTAGTTCATGATTTAAAAACCCCATTAATGACAATTCAAGGTTTAAATTCATTAATTGGCTTGATGGTAGATACTCCCAAACTTAAAGAATATGTTCAAAAAATTGAACAAGCGGTGGAAAACGTCAATAAAATGGTGTCGGAAATTCTTTATGATGATGTAAGGAAAGTTATTACGGTAGAAGACTTAATAAATTACGTTCGGGCCCATGTTTTTCCAAAATACACCGGGCAGGGAATTTTTTTTGAGCTTTTAGACCAGGAGGAAAAGCTAGTAGTAAATCATATAAGAGTGGCCCGTTCTTTAATAAATGTTATTGAAAATGCCTTTGCCGCAACTGCCGGTAAACCTGACGGGAAGGTTACTATAAAAACCTACCGCCAGGGAAATTATATTTGCTTTGAAATTGCCGATAATGGAGTTGGTATACCTTTGGATATGCAGGAGGAAATTTGGACCTGGGGTTTTAGTCAAAAGGAAAAGAAATCAGGTTTAGGTCTGCCTTTTGTAAAAAGGGTAGTGGAGAACCATAATGGCTATATTGATCTGCAATCGGAAGTAAATCGCGGAACGACTGTAAGAATATTCTTGCCACTGGAGGGATATGGTGAAAATACTAATCATTGA
- the nth gene encoding endonuclease III yields MTNAMKEWLNVTEKKVAKIVLELKKLFPEARTELNFSTIFQLVIAVVLSAQSTDRQVNKVTEKLFLLVKEPKDLLDLGEEELSRQIRSLGLYRSKAKNLIKLAKILETEYQGQVPDSFSDLIKLPGIGPKTAEVILGVGFNKPSFPVDTHVFRVARRLGLSKAKTPTGVSLDLKKIFPHRYWLDLHHRFIFFGRKICKAKKPNCAICPFMEFCHKEELNV; encoded by the coding sequence GTGACGAATGCTATGAAGGAATGGTTGAATGTGACCGAGAAAAAAGTCGCTAAAATAGTTTTGGAACTAAAAAAACTTTTTCCCGAGGCAAGAACCGAATTAAATTTCTCTACTATATTTCAGTTAGTAATTGCTGTGGTGTTGTCAGCTCAAAGTACTGACCGTCAGGTAAATAAGGTCACGGAAAAGCTTTTTTTATTAGTAAAAGAGCCAAAGGATTTGTTAGATTTGGGGGAAGAAGAGCTATCCCGGCAAATCCGTTCTTTGGGATTATACCGAAGTAAAGCCAAAAATTTAATTAAGCTTGCCAAAATCCTGGAAACGGAGTACCAGGGTCAAGTACCCGATAGCTTTTCTGATTTAATTAAACTTCCGGGGATTGGGCCAAAGACTGCCGAGGTGATACTGGGGGTAGGGTTTAATAAGCCTTCCTTTCCGGTGGATACCCATGTATTTCGGGTAGCCCGGCGTCTTGGTTTATCTAAAGCCAAGACTCCTACTGGCGTATCTTTAGATTTAAAAAAGATTTTTCCCCATCGATACTGGCTTGATTTACATCATCGCTTTATTTTTTTTGGAAGAAAAATATGCAAAGCAAAAAAACCAAATTGCGCTATCTGTCCCTTTATGGAATTCTGCCACAAGGAGGAGCTAAATGTTTAA
- the trmL gene encoding tRNA (uridine(34)/cytosine(34)/5-carboxymethylaminomethyluridine(34)-2'-O)-methyltransferase TrmL, whose translation MFNIVLVEPEIPYNTGNIARTCAATGSTLHLVKPLGFSTEDKYLKRAGLDYWDKVKVIYHENFQELKEKYPEGRFFYLSTKGQRYYHEVTYKPGDFLVFGKETRGLPQELLEANKEFTFRIPMLPQIRSLNLSNTVAIVVYEALRQIQFPDFI comes from the coding sequence ATGTTTAACATTGTACTAGTGGAGCCGGAAATTCCTTATAACACCGGAAATATAGCTCGTACCTGTGCTGCCACCGGTTCAACCCTTCATTTAGTGAAACCCTTGGGTTTTTCAACCGAGGATAAATACTTAAAAAGAGCGGGCCTTGACTACTGGGATAAGGTAAAGGTTATTTATCACGAAAACTTTCAGGAACTAAAAGAAAAGTATCCAGAGGGCCGCTTTTTTTACCTTTCTACCAAGGGTCAGCGTTATTACCATGAGGTAACTTATAAGCCTGGCGATTTTTTGGTGTTTGGTAAGGAGACCCGGGGACTGCCTCAGGAGCTTTTAGAAGCCAATAAAGAATTTACTTTCCGAATACCAATGTTACCGCAAATACGGTCGTTAAATTTATCGAATACCGTGGCCATAGTGGTTTACGAAGCTCTACGTCAAATACAATTTCCAGACTTTATCTAA
- a CDS encoding ferredoxin — MKVSVDQDLCVSCGFCVDNCPEVFSWNDEGKSQAIAGDVPEDLEEATRECIEGCPTEAIKEL, encoded by the coding sequence ATGAAAGTATCAGTGGACCAAGATCTTTGCGTAAGCTGCGGTTTTTGTGTGGACAACTGTCCGGAAGTGTTTTCCTGGAACGATGAAGGAAAATCCCAGGCTATTGCCGGGGATGTACCGGAAGATTTGGAGGAAGCTACCCGGGAATGCATTGAAGGTTGTCCCACCGAGGCAATAAAAGAATTATAA